AAGCATCTCCATCGTGTCGCGAAGCCTTCCCAACCTCTCGCGGTAGAGATCCCGCACGACCCCCATCGCATCGCATCCCACGTCGCACCGGTTCACGGTGCCGATGAGATCGCGGATCTGCGTGAGGGAAAGACCGAACTGATGAAGCCGGTTGATCCAGTTCATGCGGTCGAGCGTGCTCTCGTCGAAGAGACGATAGCGACCCTTGGTCCGGCCCCGGCTACGGATGAGACCCATCTGCTCGTAGATGTGGATCGCTCGGACCGTCTTCCCGGCCTCGCGCGCCAGCTCACCGACCTTGAGCATCCGTTCCACGTTCGGTCCTCCAAGACCCTAACCCTATCGTTAAGGTGAGGCTATGGTACCATCGACATGGGGGGCCGTCAACCAAAATCGTACCGGGGGCGTCCTTTTTTTCCCGCGGCCGAGAAATCCGCATAACGTTCTGCAATAATACAAGTTAAGGAGATCGAACCCCGCGGGGAATCAAGGGGAGGGAATCGTTCGGGTCGATCGGGTGCGTTCGAGATGAGCCCCGTACTGCCTCTCCGCGAACGCTTGGAGGGGCCCGTCACGGGCGATCCAGAAGATGTTTCGCCGCTCCCGTCCCGGGCGAAACGAGGGAGGGAAGCCTTCCAGCAACGCCCCCGCGGGCGAGTTCTTTCCGGCGAGGCGATCTCCCATGAAGAGGGAGAAGTAGATCGTGTTGAGCTCCTTGGGATCCTTCGGGAGAGCGCGGTTCAGGAACTCGCGCGCATAGAGGTCGCGATACGAAAACGGCGACGGCTCGCGCGGCGCAAGAAGCACGATCGATCCGTTCGCTCCGGCGCTTCCGACGACCTCCGCTCCCTCGAACGACGCGCGCGCGCCCTCCTCGTCCATCCGCGCCAGGATGAAGTCCGCGTGGCGCACGACCGCCTCGCGGTTGAGCGTGAAGAAAAAGCGCGGCCAGCCGGCGCGCGCGTTGTAGATGTTGAGCGCCGAAAAGTAAAAGAGATCCTCGAAGCGCTCGTAGGCTTTCTCGCTCCCGCCGGTCCACTGAGGAAGGTCGAGATCATAGACCACCGCCGGACCGAATCGCCAGGCGAGCGCGAGCGCTTCGTTCCGATCGAACCCGGCAAGCGCGAGGCTCCTCGTGAAACGCCAGCGGTTGATGTCGAGCCGTCCGTCCGGCGTCTGCATCGGACCTCGCTCAGGATCCGCGCGCACCATCGCCTCCTCCACCCCTCGAGGGTCGAGCGCCCCCGTGAGCCGGTAAGGGCAGAAGACCGCGCCGCGCGTCAAGGCGAGGTACTGTCCCATCGACGCAAGGAGCGCCGCCGCGAGAAGAACGCTCCTCGCGCGCGGCCGGCGCATCCTCTCAATGGCCCCGAGGATGAGTAGCCCCGCCGGCACCGCGACAGGAGCCGCGTGCCGGGGCTCCTTCACCACTTGAAACGTAAAGAGAACGAGCGGAACGAGAAGCCAGAGAGCAAGAACCCGAAAGCGGTCGCCCGCGGGATCTCCCGGATCGAAGAGACGCTTCCGATGCCGGACGGGCAGGATCAGGAACACGGAGAGAAGGCCGAGCCCGAGCCGCGCGGTTTGCACGAAAGCATAGGCGAGCGATTCGAGCGAGAAGAGATCGGGCGGGCCGATCAGCCGCATGATCGGGATCCGGGTGTTGCCGAGCGACGCGTAGTACGCGAACGAATCGGGAAAGAAGATCCGGATCCCGGCGAACACGGCGATCGCGGGAAGAAAGAAGACCGCGGCGAGAGAGGCGAGCCGCCGCGCGTCGCGCGACCGAAACGCGCGCGCCGCCTCGAGCGCGAAAGGACCGGCGAAGAAGAGGAGAAACGTCATCTTCACGAGAAGTCCGAGAACGAAGAAGAGCGCGAGAAGAACCGCCGATCCTCTTCTTCGAAGCCCCTCGGCCCGAAACCAGAGAACATAGCCGATCGCCACCAGAGCGGTCAGGGCGAACTCGACGTACAGCTCCCGCGAGAGGCCGATGAGGAGGGGAGAGCCGAGGACGAGGAGGACGGGGACCGCGGAGGGAGAGCGGATCCCGACCGCGCGCGCGAGGGCGGCGACCGCGAAGGCGAGGAGAAGCGCGAAGAGAATGTTCGTCGCGAGAGCCGCCGGGATCGTCTTCCCGCCGAGCGCGAGGAAGGGCGCGACGAAGAAGGGGAACGCCGAGGCCACGTCGAAGCCTCGGGCCGGTGCCGCGCCCTCTTCGACGATCGAGAGGGCGAACGAGTAGTACTGCTCCGGATCCATCCAGGAAAAGCAGTCTCTCTCGGCGATGTCGCGCGCGAAGTCGAGGACGTACGCGGCGAGGAAGAGGGCGAGAAGAAGCAGCCCCGCTCGGCCCGCGTTCCGATTCCCGGTCAACTCGGTCCCCGCTCCCGGCCGCGGCGCCGAGGCGGTCGAGGCGAGGCCGCGCCCTCCCCTCGCCGGGGATCCCCTCCGCCGGCGGTCCGCTCGCTCATCGGGGGGCAGGCGCGTCCGCCGCCGCCTGATCGGCCCGCAGCATTCTGTTGAAGTGGTACGGAGAGACGCGAACCCAGCTCCCCTCCCCGGGGAGGCCCGGGAAGATCACGCGGATCATCCCGTCCGAGCGGAGCATGAGCCCCATCAGATCCTGCGGGAACGCCCCCACCTCCGCGCCGTAGAGAGAAACCCCGACCGAATCGATGTGCGCGAGACCTTTCCGCATCCCGCCGAGCTCGAGACTCGCGCTCGCCTGCTCGAGGCTGTCGGTCACGTTCCGGAGCTGCTCCTCGGCGAAGCGTACTTGCTCGGCGAGGCGGCTCTTCGCCTCCAGTTGAAGAAGCGCCATCGTCGAGTCGATCGGAAGCACGGGATCGACCAAGAAGATCGAGCTGAAGCCTTCCCACCCGTAATAGAACCTCCGGAACTTGACATCGATTCCTTCGAAAAGCGAAAGAAACTTCCCGGCGGGGACATACGCGTGCAGGTTGATCGCCGCGTCGATCTCCTCGTCCGCCCGGTTCTGGACCGCGTACTCCAAAGACTCGAACGAGCGGGGGATGAGCCAGTCGATCTTCTCGCGAAAAGTCGTGAGGGTGTCCGGCAGCGCCGCGATCCCTTCCTTCTCCTTCTCCCCTTTTCTCCCGCAACCGGGCGCCGCGAGGAGAAGAAGCGCGAGGCAAAGGACAAAGGTCCGGACTCCGTTCGATCGGGTTCTCATGTTTCGCATGGCTCCTCTTACGGTTGCTCGATCTTCTCCGAAATCGACTTCGCCTGGAGGAAGAGGAGGAGATAATCCCGTCCCCCCGCCTTCGAGTCGGTTCCCGACATGTTGAACCCGCCGAACGGGTGAACACCGACGAGCGCGCCGGTGCACTTGCGGTTGATGTAGAGGTTCCCCACGTGGAACTCCTCTTTCGCCCGCTCGATCTTGGCGCGGTTCCTCGTGTAGACGGAACCCGTGAGCCCGTACTCGGTGTCGTTCGCGATGCGGAGCGCGTCGTCGTAGTCCTTCGCGCGGATCACCGCGAGAACCGGCCCGAAGATCTCCTCTTGCGCGATGACGGCGCGCGGGGCGACGTCCGCGATCACGGTCGGCTCGATGAAATAGCCCTCGCTCCCGATCCGATTCCCGCCGTGCGCGAGCTTCCCTTCGCTCTTCCCCTTGTCGATGTAGGAGAGAATCGTGTTCATCGCCTTCTCGCTCACGACCGGCCCCATCGTGTTCGAGAAGTCGCGCGGATCGCCGACTTTGATCTTTCGGACGATCGGGAGGAGCTTTTCGAGGAACGCGTCGTACACGCCGGCGACGACGATCGCGCGCGAGCACGCGGAGCATTTCTGGCCTTGGAGGCCGAATGCGGACGCGGAGACGGCGGCGGCCGCGGCGTCGAGATCGGCTTCCGAATCGACCACGATCGCGTCCTTTCCCCCCATCTCGGCGACGACGCGCTTGATCCAGATCTGGCCCGGCGCGGCCTTACCGGCCTTCTCGATGACGCCGAGACCGACCTCCTTCGATCCGGTGAACGAGATGAAGCGCGTGCGCGGATGCCGCACGAGGTAGTCGCCGCCCACGGCGCCCGGCCCCGTGATGAAGTTGAGGACGCCGTCCGGAACGCCGACGCTCCGCATGAGATCGTTGAAGAGGGCGCCGATCACGGGGGTTTCGCTCGACGGCTTCAGGACGACCGTGTTCCCCGCCGCGATCGCCGCCGAGGTCATCCCGCAGAGGATCGCGAGCGGGAAGTTCCACGGCGGGATCACGAGGCCGACCCCGAGCGGGATGTAGCGAAGCTCGGGCCTCTCGCCCGGGAAGGGGGTCACCGGCTGCTCGCCGGCGTAGCGGAGCGCCTCGCGCCCGTAGAACTCGAGGAAGTCGATCGCCTCGGCCGTGTCGCCGTCCGCCTCGGGCCATGTCTTCCCCGCCTCGAGCACCATGCTTGCATTGTGAAGGAATCGGCGCTCGCGCATTCCATCCGCCGCCAGGAAGAGGAGATCGGCTCGCTCCTTCGCGGGAACGCGCTTCCACGATTCGAACGCCTTCTCCGCGGCGAGAAGCGCCTTCTCCGCGTCCTCGTTTCTCGCCTTCGGGAAGACCCCCACGATCTCGGAGGGCTTCGATGGGTTCCGCGAGACGAACGTCTCCTGGAAACGAACCGGCTTTCCGCCGATGAAGCAGTCGTATTCCTTGCCGAAGGTCGAGGAGAACTCTCGAATCGCCTCCTCCATCTTCTTCCGGTTCGCCTCTAGGGAGAAATCGGTCAAGGGCTCGTTCTGAAACGTGCCGCGCATGCGTGGCTCCTCTCGGGACCTCGAACGGTCCTCGGCAGGGGGTCTCCTCTCCGCCTCGTTGCGTTCGCCGGAGAGCCTATCACGGGGCGCGAGGGGACTCAAGGCGCGGCGACGAACCGAGGCTCGGGGCTTCGCGCCTCTCCTCTCGGCTTCCTCGGCGCCGTCAGTGGTCGCAGAGGTTCCCGCCCGAGCGGAGCCTCCCTTCCAAGCAGTCGGACACCAGCCTCTCGGGCGGAGCGGACGGAGCCCCCACGACCACCTCGATCTGCCGGTCGGCGAAGAGCTGCTGGCCGCGGCGTCCCATGCCGCCCGCGAGGATCACGTTCGTCCGTCGCTCCGCCAGCCAAGCCGGGAGCAGCCCCGGCTGATGCGGAGGCGCCTCGATGTCCTCTCTCTTCACGATCTTCCTCGCCCCGAGATCCACGTCGAAGAGAGCGAAACACTCGCAATGCCCGAAGTGCGGGGCCAGCTCCCCATCCGCGATTGGAATCGCGATTCGCATCCGTTCGTCCTCCTCTTCCCATGGAAGCGGTCGTGTCCGGTCCGTTGTCGGGAGCGATCCGGCGGCGCCGCCACCGCGGCGGTCACGAGACGATGCGCTCCCACACGCGCTGCACATCCTCGACGCACGGGGCATCGATCTCCACCACCGATCGTTCGGCGAGCTGCGCGCGGGTGAACGAAAGATCGTATCGGATGCGCCCGACAGAGCGAGCTCCCTCTTGTTCCGCCTCTCTCTCGATTTGCCTCGTCTTCTCCGGATTGAGATCCCCTTTGTTCACGCACACCGCCGCCGGAATCCTGAAGTGCCTCGCGAGCCGGAGCGCTCGGTCGAGATCATGCTCGCCCGACACCGTCGGCTCCGCCACGACGAGGGCGAGCGAGGTTCCCGCCAACGAGGCGATGACCGGGCATCCGATCCCCGGGGGGCCGTCCGCGAGGACGAGCGGGAGGTTCCGCTCCTCCGCGATCCGCCGCGCCTCCCGGCGAACGATCGAGACGAGCTTGCCGGAGTTCTCGGCGGCGGCGGCGAGACGGGCGTAGACCATCGGCCCGCAGCGCGTCTCCGAGATCATCCACTCTCCGCAAAGGCGCTCCAGGAAGCGGGATCGCCAGCTCCCTCATCGTTTCCAACGCGAGCTCGAGATCGTGAAGGCCGAAGGGAGTCGGCTCGGTCACGAGAACGACGGGGTCCGCGCCCTGAACCGCCGCCACCACGGGGCAGGAGGTGCCGGGGGGCGCGTCCAGGATCGCGGGCCCGCCGTTTCGAAGAGAGGCCTTCACGGCGCGAACGAGCGGAGGAGCCATCATGGAGATCATCCCCCGCCGTCGAGAACGCGATCTTCATCGATGGACTTCCTCCCTCGGACGGATCCGCCGGAGCGGCGCGGGGAGAGATCCCCGCCGGACTGCGCCGCGGACGGATGCTCGCCGTCTACCCTTCCGTAGGTCTTTCGGCGCCGATCTCCGAGAGACGCTTCTCAAGGAGTTCCAACTCCGACCGGAGCGCTTCGGCCCGCCCCTCGAGCATTCGCTTCTCCGTCTCGGGATCGAGCGCACCTGCCGGCGTGTACCCGTAGGGACCGGCCAATCCTCCGGGCCGCATCCAGCCGGGCATCCCTGTGACGAAAAATCCGTAGCGCCACCCGCGACCTCGACCGCCGAAGCCGCGCCCCCAGGCGCCTCGGCCGCGCCCGAAGCCGAACCCACCGCCAACCCCGAGGCCCGGATTCGCGGAGCCCGGCATCCCGTACCCCGCGCAGTACCCTGCTCCCCGACCTGCTCGCGCTCCCATCCCCAAGGGTCCTGTTCGATCCCCTCCCGGCATGGTCCTTCCCTCCTTTTCCGGATCCGTCGCTACTCTCTCGTCATCGGGATCCCGCACTTCGGACACTTGCGCTCCGCGCACGGCACCCCTCGTTCGTGCGGCTCGCGCTCCCCGCACTGCGCGCAGACGCAGAAGCCGCCGGGACCGCCCGCGGAGGGACCGCCCATGCGGCCGCCGGTGCCGCGCCCCAGTCCTCGGCCGCTCCCCTGCCCGCGCCCCCGACCCCCGCCTCTCCCCCCGCCCGCGCCGCCTCCCTCACCGCGGCCTCGACCGCGACCTCCTCCTCCTCCCGTCCCTCCCATTCCTTGTCCGCTCATCCACCGATCCTCCCAACATGCGCCCCGATTTCCTCTTCGCCGGCCGCGTCCGCGCCCGGGGCGGCCGGGCATGGAGAAGGTGGCCTCGTCAAGGGCTCCCGTGCGCCAAGCCTCGGTCAACGCTCGAAGCTCGCCCGTCACGAACGAGATGACCCGGATGCCGTTGGCGGCGACCATCTCCTCCATCGGCCGGGAGATCGCCCCGCAGATCAGAACGCCGACACCCATCTCCGCCAGGCGGAGCGCCTTCCGGACCGGCAGTCCTTCCGCCAGGAGCTCCTCGCTCTCGCGGACGATCCGCCCCTCCTCGACATCCACGATGCGGACACGGGGCACCGCGTCGAAAACCGGAGCGATCCGATCGTCCCAAACCGAGAAGGCCGCTCTCATGCCGCCGCTCCTTCCCCTTCGTCCTTCGGGACAAGCACGTTCCACGCCAGCAAGGTCCGCATGGGAAAGGACGTCGTCAACCGCTTGTGTGGAAGGAAGTCCGGGTTCCTCTTCGGCGACCGACCGGAGCCTTGAGCGTAGCGAACACGCTACTCTTGTGGCCGAATCGAGTAGCCGATGCGCTACTCTTTGCGGGCGGAACGGCCGTCTCGATCGGGAAGCGTGAGGCCGAGCCTCTTGATCTTTCGAAAGAGCGTCGTCTTGTGGATGCCGAGATCTCTCGCCGCGGCCGAGCGATCCCAGCGGTTCCGTTCGATCGCGGCGCGAATCGTTTGTGCATCAAACAAATCGCGGGCCGCGCGAATGTCCGGCGAGGATGCGAAGGGCCCGCTCCGCGCGGTGAGGCTTTCGGGAAGGTGCTCGATCTCGATGAACCCGTCCCCGCAGAGAAGAAACGCCCGCTCGACGGCGTTCTCGAGCTCGCGCACATTGCCCGGCCAGTCGTGGGCGACGAGAAGCGAGAGCGCCTCCGCGGCGACCCCTGGGACGGACCTCCGCTGCAATCGGTTGAAGCGCTCGACGAATTGCTCCGCGAGAAGCGGGATGTCCTCCTTGCGGCGCCGGAGAGGCGGAAGCTCCACGCGGATCACGTGCACGCGGTAGTAGAGATCCTCGCGGAACGTTCCCTTGCGCACCTCCTCCGCCAGATCCTTGTTCGTGGCGGCGACGATCCGAACGTCCGCGGTTTCGGATCTCGTGGCGCCCAAAGGTTCAAAGGTTCGCTCCTGAAGCACACGCAGAAGCCGGATCTGCACGGCCGGGCTCAGCTCACCGATCTCGTCGAGAAAGAGCGTCCCCCCTTTCGCGAGGGCGAAGCGCCCCGGCTTGTCCCTCGTCGCCCCGGTGAACACGCCCGCCTTGTG
This genomic interval from Candidatus Eisenbacteria bacterium contains the following:
- a CDS encoding MerR family transcriptional regulator, with product MERMLKVGELAREAGKTVRAIHIYEQMGLIRSRGRTKGRYRLFDESTLDRMNWINRLHQFGLSLTQIRDLIGTVNRCDVGCDAMGVVRDLYRERLGRLRDTMEMLQGLETELENSLLYLEACKDCAPGKPKEACVNCRRERPIGKPALVRGLHADAAWSAPRAASLSAQEKTAGETGSAQAG
- a CDS encoding glycosyltransferase family 39 protein → MTGNRNAGRAGLLLLALFLAAYVLDFARDIAERDCFSWMDPEQYYSFALSIVEEGAAPARGFDVASAFPFFVAPFLALGGKTIPAALATNILFALLLAFAVAALARAVGIRSPSAVPVLLVLGSPLLIGLSRELYVEFALTALVAIGYVLWFRAEGLRRRGSAVLLALFFVLGLLVKMTFLLFFAGPFALEAARAFRSRDARRLASLAAVFFLPAIAVFAGIRIFFPDSFAYYASLGNTRIPIMRLIGPPDLFSLESLAYAFVQTARLGLGLLSVFLILPVRHRKRLFDPGDPAGDRFRVLALWLLVPLVLFTFQVVKEPRHAAPVAVPAGLLILGAIERMRRPRARSVLLAAALLASMGQYLALTRGAVFCPYRLTGALDPRGVEEAMVRADPERGPMQTPDGRLDINRWRFTRSLALAGFDRNEALALAWRFGPAVVYDLDLPQWTGGSEKAYERFEDLFYFSALNIYNARAGWPRFFFTLNREAVVRHADFILARMDEEGARASFEGAEVVGSAGANGSIVLLAPREPSPFSYRDLYAREFLNRALPKDPKELNTIYFSLFMGDRLAGKNSPAGALLEGFPPSFRPGRERRNIFWIARDGPLQAFAERQYGAHLERTRSTRTIPSP
- the pruA gene encoding L-glutamate gamma-semialdehyde dehydrogenase; this translates as MRGTFQNEPLTDFSLEANRKKMEEAIREFSSTFGKEYDCFIGGKPVRFQETFVSRNPSKPSEIVGVFPKARNEDAEKALLAAEKAFESWKRVPAKERADLLFLAADGMRERRFLHNASMVLEAGKTWPEADGDTAEAIDFLEFYGREALRYAGEQPVTPFPGERPELRYIPLGVGLVIPPWNFPLAILCGMTSAAIAAGNTVVLKPSSETPVIGALFNDLMRSVGVPDGVLNFITGPGAVGGDYLVRHPRTRFISFTGSKEVGLGVIEKAGKAAPGQIWIKRVVAEMGGKDAIVVDSEADLDAAAAAVSASAFGLQGQKCSACSRAIVVAGVYDAFLEKLLPIVRKIKVGDPRDFSNTMGPVVSEKAMNTILSYIDKGKSEGKLAHGGNRIGSEGYFIEPTVIADVAPRAVIAQEEIFGPVLAVIRAKDYDDALRIANDTEYGLTGSVYTRNRAKIERAKEEFHVGNLYINRKCTGALVGVHPFGGFNMSGTDSKAGGRDYLLLFLQAKSISEKIEQP
- a CDS encoding NifB/NifX family molybdenum-iron cluster-binding protein yields the protein MRIAIPIADGELAPHFGHCECFALFDVDLGARKIVKREDIEAPPHQPGLLPAWLAERRTNVILAGGMGRRGQQLFADRQIEVVVGAPSAPPERLVSDCLEGRLRSGGNLCDH
- a CDS encoding DUF5320 domain-containing protein is translated as MPGGDRTGPLGMGARAGRGAGYCAGYGMPGSANPGLGVGGGFGFGRGRGAWGRGFGGRGRGWRYGFFVTGMPGWMRPGGLAGPYGYTPAGALDPETEKRMLEGRAEALRSELELLEKRLSEIGAERPTEG
- a CDS encoding sigma 54-interacting transcriptional regulator, yielding MASRRKRKTRKALTPTEAILESISDGVFTVDREWRITSFNRAAEEITGVKRSEAIGRLCSEVFRSSMCGPDCALEKTLKTNRPIVGKTAYIIDARGDRIPISVSTAVLRNSGGLVVGGAETFRDLSEVEALRRELEGRFRLGDLASRSPLMQRVFDVLPTIAASASTVLVHGETGTGKGLVARTIHDLSPRSGGPFIAVSCGALPETLLESELFGHKAGVFTGATRDKPGRFALAKGGTLFLDEIGELSPAVQIRLLRVLQERTFEPLGATRSETADVRIVAATNKDLAEEVRKGTFREDLYYRVHVIRVELPPLRRRKEDIPLLAEQFVERFNRLQRRSVPGVAAEALSLLVAHDWPGNVRELENAVERAFLLCGDGFIEIEHLPESLTARSGPFASSPDIRAARDLFDAQTIRAAIERNRWDRSAAARDLGIHKTTLFRKIKRLGLTLPDRDGRSARKE